One Augochlora pura isolate Apur16 chromosome 10, APUR_v2.2.1, whole genome shotgun sequence DNA window includes the following coding sequences:
- the LOC144476297 gene encoding uncharacterized protein LOC144476297 isoform X5, which yields MQCGLCAVVAGLFRRAMCIAGSRRGSGESCYQELPATAEAQPRRHSQVAPIETGLKAAEIAEHVKEAVETQQRRTTGITVDSGEQNAVFVRISESTALPPPSVSVTLPEVSDEPAKESPFRRLSEVDRILLESLDIGRSRPRPTGRFLTMHKRRRKRLTTRSLNQEQGMLDDIFHGLVQCVLQKAGNWRFNAFTLETVTGGRSLPVLCVHLFHWYGLLQHFNLDVVTVWKLFAFIEEGYHSTNPYHNSIHATDVTQAMHCFLQEKKIRMHLTDLEIMASLIAAVTHDLDHPGVNQPFLVATSNHLAALYQNTSVLENHHWRSAIGCLLESGVSDQLPANIRPELQRHISSLILATDITRQQEFLEKFKHYLDENLLEMERAEDRHFILQIALKCADISNPCRPWDISRKWSYKVCEEFFRQGDYERRLNLPVTPLCDRHTTSIPKIQAGFFKFVVTPLYEEWHRFLGDGLSVSLMEHLRGNQKKWELLILQEAAEETETEISELEEIEDEISSAEDPAADEEVGSIDPLIPAAYVQSSRIQSLPARVGLERIGRRHSVPLSVAKPLSLVPRATARRESLPTEHNKGKSLLLRLEDQSLLLDPGSMSLLSSKSSVHELSPNANANANTTERPVSAESLLPEPSIASITSSAEASRLSSVLQPDNQKSGAQSKQLTRQQTFPPLQPYVRMRYLSTTAEMSQCYSQTLVEANSSASSSGSVKDKSCSNGHCGTPPTQEADASQAKSSIEKASRESLVADAAGKRRGSAVLEAYRPKPDALPTGDHPRRHSLSVQAIRLDDANSKNRHHKRPASAQGSDSAQVFYASLTGSRNDKNTRNVDPEARSDGGPASKAKHESEKVLGQDPRTITSFNKSDQCSSSMHVAKPKCVESELRRYSTPVPETKTIMTDAGGRRFTAIPVSSELGTHKVFFIGSPPDSPPLIQSISSSSDSGSEPRKYAGDNEIVSIGSKRDPEAVKEKSSKVAKLSLDVQMKENVDPRAVDDPKGITLSRKGSQPWARRRGSAPVGLLSRLDDITVPSIPSTRVDHTSRRGSVPTDITRHQGGGCNRLALGVREGNITTPRRASLPQETALGNLLGNILSLTNERENLPMNNNNNNNNTGTSNNNGLARIIDSTGPSMPSPRRGSVPADISELRRDMFNRSSINGSGSGARRSSLWRL from the exons AGAAGGACTACGGGGATAACGGTGGACAGCGGGGAACAGAATGCCGTGTTCGTCCGCATCTCCG AAAGCACGGCGCTGCCACCACCGAGCGTATCGGTAACCTTGCCGGAAGTCAGCGATGAACCAGCGAAAGAGTCACCGTTCAGACGTCTGTCGGAGGTGGACCGAATCCTCTTGGAGAGTTTGGACATCGGTCGTTCCCGGCCCAGGCCCACCGGTCGATTCCTCACGATGCACAAGCGGCGCCGTAAGAGGCTTACCACGAGATCCTTGAATCAGGAGCAGGGAATGCTGGACGATATTTTCCATGGTCTGGTTCAG TGCGTGCTCCAGAAGGCCGGCAATTGGCGGTTCAATGCGTTTACGTTGGAAACTGTGACGGGAG GCCGATCGCTACCAGTATTATGCGTCCATCTTTTTCATTGGTACGGACTGTTGCAACATTTCAACTTGGACGTGGTAACGGTGTGGAAATTGTTCG CTTTCATCGAGGAGGGTTATCACAGCACAAACCCTTACCACAACAGTATACACGCGACGGACGTGACGCAAGCGATGCACTGCTTCCTTCAAGAGAAAAAA ATTAGGATGCACTTAACCGACTTGGAAATCATGGCATCGCTGATAGCCGCGGTGACGCACGATCTGGATCACCCAGGCGTCAATCAACCGTTTCTCGTCGCCACGAGCAATCACCTGGCTGCGCTCTACCAA AACACGTCGGTTCTCGAAAATCATCACTGGCGGTCGGCGATAGGATGTCTTCTGGAGAGCGGCGTTTCCGATCAGTTGCCCGCTAATATCAGACCAGAGCTTCAACGACACATCAGCTCGTTGATCCTGGCCACCGATATTACGCGGCAGCAAGAGTTCctcgaaaaattcaaa CACTATTTGGACGAGAATCTGTTGGAAATGGAGCGCGCGGAGGATCGGCATTTCATTCTGCAGATAGCCTTAAAATGCGCTGATATATCAAACCCGTGCAGACCTTGGGACATCTCGAGGAAGTGGTCGTACAAAGTATGCGAGGAATTCTTTCGACAAGGCGATTACGAACGTCGGCTGAACCTGCCGGTGACGCCGTTATGCGATCGACATACCACCAGCATACCGAAGATACAGGCCGGATTCTTCAAATTCGTGGTGACACCCCTTTACGAGGAGTGGCACCGTTTCCTCGGGGACGGGCTGAGCGTCTCGCTGATGGAGCACCTGCGGGGCAATCAGAAGAAATGGGAATTGTTGATCCTGCAGGAGGCGGCCGAGGAAACCGAGACGGAGATCTCCGAGCTGGAAGAGATCGAGGACGAGATCAGCTCGGCGGAGGACCCGGCCGCGGACGAGGAGGTCGGAAGCATCGATCCGCTGATACCGGCGGCGTACGTTCAGTCCTCCCGGATCCAGAGTCTGCCGGCTCGGGTCGGCCTCGAGCGGATCGGCAGGCGTCACTCTGTCCCGCTGAGCGTCGCGAAACCGTTGTCCCTGGTCCCGCGCGCCACGGCGAGGCGCGAGAGCCTGCCCACCGAGCACAACAAGGGCAAGAGCTTGCTGCTGCGTCTCGAGGACCAGAGCCTGCTGCTGGATCCGGGCTCGATGTCTCTGCTCTCGTCGAAGAGCAGCGTGCACGAGCTCTCtccgaacgcgaacgcgaacgcgaacacgACGGAGAGGCCGGTCAGCGCGGAGAGTCTGCTGCCGGAGCCGAGCATAGCCAGCATCACCAGCAGCGCCGAAGCGTCCAGGCTGAGCTCGGTCCTCCAGCCGGACAATCAAAAATCGGGGGCGCAGTCGAAGCAGCTGACGAGGCAGCAGACATTCCCGCCTCTGCAGCCGTACGTCCGCATGAGATACCTGTCCACCACCGCGGAGATGTCGCAGTGTTACTCGCAGACTCTGGTCGAGGCGAACAGCTCGGCCTCCTCCTCGGGATCGGTCAAGGACAAGTCCTGTTCGAACGGCCATTGCGGCACACCGCCGACGCAGGAAGCGGACGCGTCGCAAGCCAAGTCCAGCATCGAGAAAGCATCCCGTGAGTCGCTGGTGGCGGACGCGGCGGGCAAAAGGCGCGGTTCCGCGGTTCTCGAGGCTTATAGACCAAAGCCGGACGCCCTCCCGACCGGCGATCACCCGCGGCGTCACTCCCTGTCCGTGCAAGCTATCCGCCTCGACGACGCCAACTCGAAGAATCGCCACCACAAACGACCCGCCTCTGCTCAAGGATCGGACTCCGCTCAAGTGTTCTACGCGTCACTGACCGGCTCTCGGAACGACAAGAACACCCGCAACGTCGACCCCGAGGCGAGGTCGGACGGCGGGCCCGCGTCCAAGGCGAAACACGAGAGTGAGAAAGTATTGGGCCAGGATCCGCGGACTATAACGTCGTTCAATAAATCCGACCAGTGTAGCAGTTCGATGCATGTCGCGAAACCGAAATGCGTCGAGTCCGAATTGCGAAGATACTCGACTCCTGTGCCAGAAACTAAGACAATAATGACCGACGCCGGTGGCAGACGGTTCACCGCGATACCAGTGTCTTCGGAACTCGGCACGCATAAAGTGTTCTTCATCGGTAGCCCGCCAGACTCGCCGCCCCTGATCCAAAGCATATCGTCGTCGAGCGACAGTGGCAGCGAGCCGCGGAAATACGCCGGTGACAATGAGATCGTGTCGATCGGCAGCAAACGGGACCCGGAGGCCGTCAAGGAGAAGAGCTCGAAGGTCGCCAAACTCAGCCTCGACGTGCAAATGAAGGAGAACGTTGACCCGCGCGCGGTCGACGATCCGAAAGGGATAACGCTGTCTAGGAAGGGAAGCCAG CCATGGGCGAGAAGACGAGGATCTGCTCCAGTCGGTCTTTTATCAAGATTGGACGACATCACCGTACCGTCTATACCATCCACTAGGGTTGATCATACTTCCAGGCGTGGATCCGTACCCACGGACATTACAAGGCACCAAG GTGGAGGCTGCAATCGATTGGCCTTAGGCGTTAGAGAGGGAAACATTACAACACCCAGGAGAGCGAGTCTTCCGCAAGAAACTGCTCTTGGAAATCTTCTCGGCAACATTTTATCGTTAACCA ATGAACGAGAGAATCTCCCAatgaacaataataacaataataacaataccgGAACAAGCAACAATAACGGATTAGCAAGAATAATCGATAGCACCGGACCTAGTAtgccgtcgccgcggcgaggtTCAGTGCCAGCAGACATATCTGAATTACGCCGTGATATGTTCAATAGGAGTAGCATAAATG GATCAGGATCGGGGGCTCGAAGATCCAGTTTATGGAGACTTTAG
- the LOC144476297 gene encoding uncharacterized protein LOC144476297 isoform X4: protein MIPYSTCLSFGGRRDARRWVVLHDESSPYPTTWLEISLQRRTTGITVDSGEQNAVFVRISESTALPPPSVSVTLPEVSDEPAKESPFRRLSEVDRILLESLDIGRSRPRPTGRFLTMHKRRRKRLTTRSLNQEQGMLDDIFHGLVQCVLQKAGNWRFNAFTLETVTGGRSLPVLCVHLFHWYGLLQHFNLDVVTVWKLFAFIEEGYHSTNPYHNSIHATDVTQAMHCFLQEKKIRMHLTDLEIMASLIAAVTHDLDHPGVNQPFLVATSNHLAALYQNTSVLENHHWRSAIGCLLESGVSDQLPANIRPELQRHISSLILATDITRQQEFLEKFKHYLDENLLEMERAEDRHFILQIALKCADISNPCRPWDISRKWSYKVCEEFFRQGDYERRLNLPVTPLCDRHTTSIPKIQAGFFKFVVTPLYEEWHRFLGDGLSVSLMEHLRGNQKKWELLILQEAAEETETEISELEEIEDEISSAEDPAADEEVGSIDPLIPAAYVQSSRIQSLPARVGLERIGRRHSVPLSVAKPLSLVPRATARRESLPTEHNKGKSLLLRLEDQSLLLDPGSMSLLSSKSSVHELSPNANANANTTERPVSAESLLPEPSIASITSSAEASRLSSVLQPDNQKSGAQSKQLTRQQTFPPLQPYVRMRYLSTTAEMSQCYSQTLVEANSSASSSGSVKDKSCSNGHCGTPPTQEADASQAKSSIEKASRESLVADAAGKRRGSAVLEAYRPKPDALPTGDHPRRHSLSVQAIRLDDANSKNRHHKRPASAQGSDSAQVFYASLTGSRNDKNTRNVDPEARSDGGPASKAKHESEKVLGQDPRTITSFNKSDQCSSSMHVAKPKCVESELRRYSTPVPETKTIMTDAGGRRFTAIPVSSELGTHKVFFIGSPPDSPPLIQSISSSSDSGSEPRKYAGDNEIVSIGSKRDPEAVKEKSSKVAKLSLDVQMKENVDPRAVDDPKGITLSRKGSQPWARRRGSAPVGLLSRLDDITVPSIPSTRVDHTSRRGSVPTDITRHQGGGCNRLALGVREGNITTPRRASLPQETALGNLLGNILSLTNERENLPMNNNNNNNNTGTSNNNGLARIIDSTGPSMPSPRRGSVPADISELRRDMFNRSSINGKPRNRKKILRRRSSGGPEMFSGGSTDGNDNGTWLIWKRELGKRDPIPEPLVKRRGSLPIEMVAISHAGSGSGARRSSLWRL, encoded by the exons AGAAGGACTACGGGGATAACGGTGGACAGCGGGGAACAGAATGCCGTGTTCGTCCGCATCTCCG AAAGCACGGCGCTGCCACCACCGAGCGTATCGGTAACCTTGCCGGAAGTCAGCGATGAACCAGCGAAAGAGTCACCGTTCAGACGTCTGTCGGAGGTGGACCGAATCCTCTTGGAGAGTTTGGACATCGGTCGTTCCCGGCCCAGGCCCACCGGTCGATTCCTCACGATGCACAAGCGGCGCCGTAAGAGGCTTACCACGAGATCCTTGAATCAGGAGCAGGGAATGCTGGACGATATTTTCCATGGTCTGGTTCAG TGCGTGCTCCAGAAGGCCGGCAATTGGCGGTTCAATGCGTTTACGTTGGAAACTGTGACGGGAG GCCGATCGCTACCAGTATTATGCGTCCATCTTTTTCATTGGTACGGACTGTTGCAACATTTCAACTTGGACGTGGTAACGGTGTGGAAATTGTTCG CTTTCATCGAGGAGGGTTATCACAGCACAAACCCTTACCACAACAGTATACACGCGACGGACGTGACGCAAGCGATGCACTGCTTCCTTCAAGAGAAAAAA ATTAGGATGCACTTAACCGACTTGGAAATCATGGCATCGCTGATAGCCGCGGTGACGCACGATCTGGATCACCCAGGCGTCAATCAACCGTTTCTCGTCGCCACGAGCAATCACCTGGCTGCGCTCTACCAA AACACGTCGGTTCTCGAAAATCATCACTGGCGGTCGGCGATAGGATGTCTTCTGGAGAGCGGCGTTTCCGATCAGTTGCCCGCTAATATCAGACCAGAGCTTCAACGACACATCAGCTCGTTGATCCTGGCCACCGATATTACGCGGCAGCAAGAGTTCctcgaaaaattcaaa CACTATTTGGACGAGAATCTGTTGGAAATGGAGCGCGCGGAGGATCGGCATTTCATTCTGCAGATAGCCTTAAAATGCGCTGATATATCAAACCCGTGCAGACCTTGGGACATCTCGAGGAAGTGGTCGTACAAAGTATGCGAGGAATTCTTTCGACAAGGCGATTACGAACGTCGGCTGAACCTGCCGGTGACGCCGTTATGCGATCGACATACCACCAGCATACCGAAGATACAGGCCGGATTCTTCAAATTCGTGGTGACACCCCTTTACGAGGAGTGGCACCGTTTCCTCGGGGACGGGCTGAGCGTCTCGCTGATGGAGCACCTGCGGGGCAATCAGAAGAAATGGGAATTGTTGATCCTGCAGGAGGCGGCCGAGGAAACCGAGACGGAGATCTCCGAGCTGGAAGAGATCGAGGACGAGATCAGCTCGGCGGAGGACCCGGCCGCGGACGAGGAGGTCGGAAGCATCGATCCGCTGATACCGGCGGCGTACGTTCAGTCCTCCCGGATCCAGAGTCTGCCGGCTCGGGTCGGCCTCGAGCGGATCGGCAGGCGTCACTCTGTCCCGCTGAGCGTCGCGAAACCGTTGTCCCTGGTCCCGCGCGCCACGGCGAGGCGCGAGAGCCTGCCCACCGAGCACAACAAGGGCAAGAGCTTGCTGCTGCGTCTCGAGGACCAGAGCCTGCTGCTGGATCCGGGCTCGATGTCTCTGCTCTCGTCGAAGAGCAGCGTGCACGAGCTCTCtccgaacgcgaacgcgaacgcgaacacgACGGAGAGGCCGGTCAGCGCGGAGAGTCTGCTGCCGGAGCCGAGCATAGCCAGCATCACCAGCAGCGCCGAAGCGTCCAGGCTGAGCTCGGTCCTCCAGCCGGACAATCAAAAATCGGGGGCGCAGTCGAAGCAGCTGACGAGGCAGCAGACATTCCCGCCTCTGCAGCCGTACGTCCGCATGAGATACCTGTCCACCACCGCGGAGATGTCGCAGTGTTACTCGCAGACTCTGGTCGAGGCGAACAGCTCGGCCTCCTCCTCGGGATCGGTCAAGGACAAGTCCTGTTCGAACGGCCATTGCGGCACACCGCCGACGCAGGAAGCGGACGCGTCGCAAGCCAAGTCCAGCATCGAGAAAGCATCCCGTGAGTCGCTGGTGGCGGACGCGGCGGGCAAAAGGCGCGGTTCCGCGGTTCTCGAGGCTTATAGACCAAAGCCGGACGCCCTCCCGACCGGCGATCACCCGCGGCGTCACTCCCTGTCCGTGCAAGCTATCCGCCTCGACGACGCCAACTCGAAGAATCGCCACCACAAACGACCCGCCTCTGCTCAAGGATCGGACTCCGCTCAAGTGTTCTACGCGTCACTGACCGGCTCTCGGAACGACAAGAACACCCGCAACGTCGACCCCGAGGCGAGGTCGGACGGCGGGCCCGCGTCCAAGGCGAAACACGAGAGTGAGAAAGTATTGGGCCAGGATCCGCGGACTATAACGTCGTTCAATAAATCCGACCAGTGTAGCAGTTCGATGCATGTCGCGAAACCGAAATGCGTCGAGTCCGAATTGCGAAGATACTCGACTCCTGTGCCAGAAACTAAGACAATAATGACCGACGCCGGTGGCAGACGGTTCACCGCGATACCAGTGTCTTCGGAACTCGGCACGCATAAAGTGTTCTTCATCGGTAGCCCGCCAGACTCGCCGCCCCTGATCCAAAGCATATCGTCGTCGAGCGACAGTGGCAGCGAGCCGCGGAAATACGCCGGTGACAATGAGATCGTGTCGATCGGCAGCAAACGGGACCCGGAGGCCGTCAAGGAGAAGAGCTCGAAGGTCGCCAAACTCAGCCTCGACGTGCAAATGAAGGAGAACGTTGACCCGCGCGCGGTCGACGATCCGAAAGGGATAACGCTGTCTAGGAAGGGAAGCCAG CCATGGGCGAGAAGACGAGGATCTGCTCCAGTCGGTCTTTTATCAAGATTGGACGACATCACCGTACCGTCTATACCATCCACTAGGGTTGATCATACTTCCAGGCGTGGATCCGTACCCACGGACATTACAAGGCACCAAG GTGGAGGCTGCAATCGATTGGCCTTAGGCGTTAGAGAGGGAAACATTACAACACCCAGGAGAGCGAGTCTTCCGCAAGAAACTGCTCTTGGAAATCTTCTCGGCAACATTTTATCGTTAACCA ATGAACGAGAGAATCTCCCAatgaacaataataacaataataacaataccgGAACAAGCAACAATAACGGATTAGCAAGAATAATCGATAGCACCGGACCTAGTAtgccgtcgccgcggcgaggtTCAGTGCCAGCAGACATATCTGAATTACGCCGTGATATGTTCAATAGGAGTAGCATAAATGGTAAGCCTCGTAATCGGAAAAAGATTTTGAGGAGGAGAAGTTCTGGAGGACCAGAAATGTTTTCTGGAGGATCCACAGATGGGAACGATAATGGCACATGGCTTATATGGAAGAGGGAACTAGGAAAAAGGGATCCGATTCCTGAACCGCTCGTCAAGCGAAGAGGTTCCCTGCCCATAGAGATGGTGGCCATTTCTCATGCTG GATCAGGATCGGGGGCTCGAAGATCCAGTTTATGGAGACTTTAG
- the LOC144476297 gene encoding uncharacterized protein LOC144476297 isoform X3 → MQCGLCAVVAGLFRRAMCIAGSRRGSGESCYQELPATAEAQPRRHSQVAPIETGLKAAEIAEHVKEAVETQQRRTTGITVDSGEQNAVFVRISESTALPPPSVSVTLPEVSDEPAKESPFRRLSEVDRILLESLDIGRSRPRPTGRFLTMHKRRRKRLTTRSLNQEQGMLDDIFHGLVQCVLQKAGNWRFNAFTLETVTGGRSLPVLCVHLFHWYGLLQHFNLDVVTVWKLFAFIEEGYHSTNPYHNSIHATDVTQAMHCFLQEKKIRMHLTDLEIMASLIAAVTHDLDHPGVNQPFLVATSNHLAALYQNTSVLENHHWRSAIGCLLESGVSDQLPANIRPELQRHISSLILATDITRQQEFLEKFKHYLDENLLEMERAEDRHFILQIALKCADISNPCRPWDISRKWSYKVCEEFFRQGDYERRLNLPVTPLCDRHTTSIPKIQAGFFKFVVTPLYEEWHRFLGDGLSVSLMEHLRGNQKKWELLILQEAAEETETEISELEEIEDEISSAEDPAADEEVGSIDPLIPAAYVQSSRIQSLPARVGLERIGRRHSVPLSVAKPLSLVPRATARRESLPTEHNKGKSLLLRLEDQSLLLDPGSMSLLSSKSSVHELSPNANANANTTERPVSAESLLPEPSIASITSSAEASRLSSVLQPDNQKSGAQSKQLTRQQTFPPLQPYVRMRYLSTTAEMSQCYSQTLVEANSSASSSGSVKDKSCSNGHCGTPPTQEADASQAKSSIEKASRESLVADAAGKRRGSAVLEAYRPKPDALPTGDHPRRHSLSVQAIRLDDANSKNRHHKRPASAQGSDSAQVFYASLTGSRNDKNTRNVDPEARSDGGPASKAKHESEKVLGQDPRTITSFNKSDQCSSSMHVAKPKCVESELRRYSTPVPETKTIMTDAGGRRFTAIPVSSELGTHKVFFIGSPPDSPPLIQSISSSSDSGSEPRKYAGDNEIVSIGSKRDPEAVKEKSSKVAKLSLDVQMKENVDPRAVDDPKGITLSRKGSQPWARRRGSAPVGLLSRLDDITVPSIPSTRVDHTSRRGSVPTDITRHQGGGCNRLALGVREGNITTPRRASLPQETALGNLLGNILSLTNERENLPMNNNNNNNNTGTSNNNGLARIIDSTGPSMPSPRRGSVPADISELRRDMFNRSSINDGNDNGTWLIWKRELGKRDPIPEPLVKRRGSLPIEMVAISHAGSGSGARRSSLWRL, encoded by the exons AGAAGGACTACGGGGATAACGGTGGACAGCGGGGAACAGAATGCCGTGTTCGTCCGCATCTCCG AAAGCACGGCGCTGCCACCACCGAGCGTATCGGTAACCTTGCCGGAAGTCAGCGATGAACCAGCGAAAGAGTCACCGTTCAGACGTCTGTCGGAGGTGGACCGAATCCTCTTGGAGAGTTTGGACATCGGTCGTTCCCGGCCCAGGCCCACCGGTCGATTCCTCACGATGCACAAGCGGCGCCGTAAGAGGCTTACCACGAGATCCTTGAATCAGGAGCAGGGAATGCTGGACGATATTTTCCATGGTCTGGTTCAG TGCGTGCTCCAGAAGGCCGGCAATTGGCGGTTCAATGCGTTTACGTTGGAAACTGTGACGGGAG GCCGATCGCTACCAGTATTATGCGTCCATCTTTTTCATTGGTACGGACTGTTGCAACATTTCAACTTGGACGTGGTAACGGTGTGGAAATTGTTCG CTTTCATCGAGGAGGGTTATCACAGCACAAACCCTTACCACAACAGTATACACGCGACGGACGTGACGCAAGCGATGCACTGCTTCCTTCAAGAGAAAAAA ATTAGGATGCACTTAACCGACTTGGAAATCATGGCATCGCTGATAGCCGCGGTGACGCACGATCTGGATCACCCAGGCGTCAATCAACCGTTTCTCGTCGCCACGAGCAATCACCTGGCTGCGCTCTACCAA AACACGTCGGTTCTCGAAAATCATCACTGGCGGTCGGCGATAGGATGTCTTCTGGAGAGCGGCGTTTCCGATCAGTTGCCCGCTAATATCAGACCAGAGCTTCAACGACACATCAGCTCGTTGATCCTGGCCACCGATATTACGCGGCAGCAAGAGTTCctcgaaaaattcaaa CACTATTTGGACGAGAATCTGTTGGAAATGGAGCGCGCGGAGGATCGGCATTTCATTCTGCAGATAGCCTTAAAATGCGCTGATATATCAAACCCGTGCAGACCTTGGGACATCTCGAGGAAGTGGTCGTACAAAGTATGCGAGGAATTCTTTCGACAAGGCGATTACGAACGTCGGCTGAACCTGCCGGTGACGCCGTTATGCGATCGACATACCACCAGCATACCGAAGATACAGGCCGGATTCTTCAAATTCGTGGTGACACCCCTTTACGAGGAGTGGCACCGTTTCCTCGGGGACGGGCTGAGCGTCTCGCTGATGGAGCACCTGCGGGGCAATCAGAAGAAATGGGAATTGTTGATCCTGCAGGAGGCGGCCGAGGAAACCGAGACGGAGATCTCCGAGCTGGAAGAGATCGAGGACGAGATCAGCTCGGCGGAGGACCCGGCCGCGGACGAGGAGGTCGGAAGCATCGATCCGCTGATACCGGCGGCGTACGTTCAGTCCTCCCGGATCCAGAGTCTGCCGGCTCGGGTCGGCCTCGAGCGGATCGGCAGGCGTCACTCTGTCCCGCTGAGCGTCGCGAAACCGTTGTCCCTGGTCCCGCGCGCCACGGCGAGGCGCGAGAGCCTGCCCACCGAGCACAACAAGGGCAAGAGCTTGCTGCTGCGTCTCGAGGACCAGAGCCTGCTGCTGGATCCGGGCTCGATGTCTCTGCTCTCGTCGAAGAGCAGCGTGCACGAGCTCTCtccgaacgcgaacgcgaacgcgaacacgACGGAGAGGCCGGTCAGCGCGGAGAGTCTGCTGCCGGAGCCGAGCATAGCCAGCATCACCAGCAGCGCCGAAGCGTCCAGGCTGAGCTCGGTCCTCCAGCCGGACAATCAAAAATCGGGGGCGCAGTCGAAGCAGCTGACGAGGCAGCAGACATTCCCGCCTCTGCAGCCGTACGTCCGCATGAGATACCTGTCCACCACCGCGGAGATGTCGCAGTGTTACTCGCAGACTCTGGTCGAGGCGAACAGCTCGGCCTCCTCCTCGGGATCGGTCAAGGACAAGTCCTGTTCGAACGGCCATTGCGGCACACCGCCGACGCAGGAAGCGGACGCGTCGCAAGCCAAGTCCAGCATCGAGAAAGCATCCCGTGAGTCGCTGGTGGCGGACGCGGCGGGCAAAAGGCGCGGTTCCGCGGTTCTCGAGGCTTATAGACCAAAGCCGGACGCCCTCCCGACCGGCGATCACCCGCGGCGTCACTCCCTGTCCGTGCAAGCTATCCGCCTCGACGACGCCAACTCGAAGAATCGCCACCACAAACGACCCGCCTCTGCTCAAGGATCGGACTCCGCTCAAGTGTTCTACGCGTCACTGACCGGCTCTCGGAACGACAAGAACACCCGCAACGTCGACCCCGAGGCGAGGTCGGACGGCGGGCCCGCGTCCAAGGCGAAACACGAGAGTGAGAAAGTATTGGGCCAGGATCCGCGGACTATAACGTCGTTCAATAAATCCGACCAGTGTAGCAGTTCGATGCATGTCGCGAAACCGAAATGCGTCGAGTCCGAATTGCGAAGATACTCGACTCCTGTGCCAGAAACTAAGACAATAATGACCGACGCCGGTGGCAGACGGTTCACCGCGATACCAGTGTCTTCGGAACTCGGCACGCATAAAGTGTTCTTCATCGGTAGCCCGCCAGACTCGCCGCCCCTGATCCAAAGCATATCGTCGTCGAGCGACAGTGGCAGCGAGCCGCGGAAATACGCCGGTGACAATGAGATCGTGTCGATCGGCAGCAAACGGGACCCGGAGGCCGTCAAGGAGAAGAGCTCGAAGGTCGCCAAACTCAGCCTCGACGTGCAAATGAAGGAGAACGTTGACCCGCGCGCGGTCGACGATCCGAAAGGGATAACGCTGTCTAGGAAGGGAAGCCAG CCATGGGCGAGAAGACGAGGATCTGCTCCAGTCGGTCTTTTATCAAGATTGGACGACATCACCGTACCGTCTATACCATCCACTAGGGTTGATCATACTTCCAGGCGTGGATCCGTACCCACGGACATTACAAGGCACCAAG GTGGAGGCTGCAATCGATTGGCCTTAGGCGTTAGAGAGGGAAACATTACAACACCCAGGAGAGCGAGTCTTCCGCAAGAAACTGCTCTTGGAAATCTTCTCGGCAACATTTTATCGTTAACCA ATGAACGAGAGAATCTCCCAatgaacaataataacaataataacaataccgGAACAAGCAACAATAACGGATTAGCAAGAATAATCGATAGCACCGGACCTAGTAtgccgtcgccgcggcgaggtTCAGTGCCAGCAGACATATCTGAATTACGCCGTGATATGTTCAATAGGAGTAGCATAAATG ATGGGAACGATAATGGCACATGGCTTATATGGAAGAGGGAACTAGGAAAAAGGGATCCGATTCCTGAACCGCTCGTCAAGCGAAGAGGTTCCCTGCCCATAGAGATGGTGGCCATTTCTCATGCTG GATCAGGATCGGGGGCTCGAAGATCCAGTTTATGGAGACTTTAG